One genomic region from Thermoleptolyngbya sichuanensis A183 encodes:
- a CDS encoding phospholipid carrier-dependent glycosyltransferase, with protein MSRSVRLSKRFQSKRFQSKRFQPAASSSSLPWYGLGLAGIFGVSLALRLWGLGRFNTLVFDEVYYAKFAAAFLQGQQEFGGHPPLSTYLIAGGIWLSERLGWGGPETYNGLSGLYVSTISYRWLNAVTGAVIPLVLGAIAHLLTGRKAIALLTALLAACEGFLLVESRYALNNVYLILFGLLGWWCLLRSLHRLHSANKLTPVVWLNLVLAGIGFGASVGIKWNGVAFLAGAYLLWIVAWGMQRLQQHGLPSLPFAPPLSSLSHLNAGVWALSMAGIPFLTYYLSWLPYIQLDPSTSFAGWQNRILDYHSRVGGMDAHPYCSPWYTWPLMLRPVAYFYKTAVPGDPVPVVGPDAPTAAGDLIYDVHAMGTPTLWWLSTLAVALLAGAVGYWLWHWGRSLWAARSGQTEPLLLPPATQGYLSAAAFVVGNWAVQWLMWMRVTRCTFLYHYMSAELFTVLGLALVLDRWLRNAQSGSRWLARGAIALVLLGFIFWMPLFLGLPLSADGLQMRRWLPSWI; from the coding sequence ATGAGCCGCTCTGTTCGATTGTCCAAGCGTTTTCAATCCAAGCGTTTTCAATCCAAGCGTTTCCAACCTGCTGCGTCGTCCTCCTCGCTGCCGTGGTACGGGCTGGGGCTGGCGGGCATTTTTGGGGTGTCGCTGGCGCTGCGGCTGTGGGGGCTGGGGCGGTTCAATACGCTGGTGTTCGACGAGGTGTATTACGCCAAGTTTGCGGCGGCGTTTTTGCAGGGACAGCAGGAGTTTGGCGGCCACCCGCCCCTCAGCACGTACCTGATCGCGGGCGGCATCTGGCTGTCGGAGCGACTGGGCTGGGGCGGCCCAGAAACCTACAACGGCCTCAGCGGGCTGTATGTTTCAACCATTAGCTATCGCTGGCTGAACGCAGTGACCGGGGCGGTGATTCCGCTGGTGTTGGGGGCGATCGCCCACCTGCTGACGGGGCGAAAGGCGATCGCCCTGCTGACGGCGCTGTTGGCAGCCTGCGAAGGGTTCTTACTGGTCGAATCGCGCTATGCGTTGAATAATGTCTATCTAATCTTATTTGGGCTATTGGGCTGGTGGTGTTTGCTGCGATCGCTCCACAGGCTGCATTCCGCCAACAAACTCACCCCCGTTGTCTGGCTGAATCTGGTGCTGGCGGGCATAGGCTTCGGCGCGTCGGTGGGGATCAAGTGGAACGGCGTAGCGTTTCTGGCGGGGGCGTACCTGCTGTGGATAGTGGCATGGGGAATGCAGCGGTTGCAGCAGCACGGATTGCCCAGCCTGCCCTTTGCCCCGCCGCTGTCGAGCCTGTCTCACTTAAATGCGGGCGTGTGGGCGCTGAGCATGGCGGGAATTCCTTTTCTGACTTACTACCTGAGCTGGCTGCCCTATATTCAACTCGACCCCAGCACCAGCTTTGCAGGCTGGCAAAACCGCATTTTGGACTACCACAGCCGCGTCGGTGGCATGGACGCTCACCCCTACTGTTCGCCTTGGTATACCTGGCCGCTGATGCTGCGTCCGGTTGCCTACTTTTACAAAACAGCGGTGCCGGGCGATCCCGTCCCTGTGGTCGGGCCCGATGCGCCCACGGCGGCTGGAGACTTGATTTACGACGTTCACGCGATGGGCACGCCGACCCTGTGGTGGCTCTCGACGCTGGCTGTGGCGCTGCTGGCGGGTGCGGTGGGCTACTGGCTGTGGCACTGGGGGCGATCGCTCTGGGCTGCCCGGTCGGGCCAGACCGAACCACTCCTGCTGCCACCAGCGACGCAAGGATATCTCAGCGCTGCGGCGTTTGTGGTGGGCAACTGGGCCGTGCAGTGGCTGATGTGGATGCGGGTCACGCGCTGCACGTTTCTCTACCACTACATGAGCGCGGAACTGTTCACGGTGCTGGGGCTGGCGCTGGTGCTGGATCGCTGGCTGCGGAATGCTCAGTCTGGGTCGCGTTGGCTGGCGCGGGGGGCGATCGCCCTCGTGCTTCTCGGCTTTATCTTCTGGATGCCATTGTTTCTGGGACTGCCCCTCTCTGCGGACGGGCTACAGATGCGCCGCTGGCTGCCGTCATGGATTTGA
- the trmB gene encoding tRNA (guanosine(46)-N7)-methyltransferase TrmB, translating into MPVVRVRQHVNPLSQKYQQPIQPPDWSQVFTHPARPLHLDIGCGRGVFLLKMAQIEPDWNFLGLEIREPLVEQALKWRDEEALGNLHYLFCNASNSLEPLLRSLPPSSLQRVSIQFPDPWFKKRHQKRRVVQPSMVRTLANHMPSGSVVFLQSDVEAVAAEMCDRFQEHPAFQRQSAEWLPDNPLPVATERESSTLARREPVFRALFIRGAEEE; encoded by the coding sequence ATGCCCGTTGTCCGCGTTCGCCAGCACGTCAACCCGCTCAGCCAAAAGTACCAGCAGCCCATCCAGCCGCCAGACTGGTCGCAAGTCTTCACTCACCCAGCTCGACCGCTGCATCTGGACATTGGCTGTGGGCGGGGCGTGTTTTTGCTAAAAATGGCGCAAATCGAGCCAGACTGGAATTTCCTGGGGCTGGAGATTCGTGAGCCGCTGGTCGAGCAAGCGCTGAAATGGCGCGACGAGGAGGCGTTGGGAAACCTGCACTATCTCTTTTGCAACGCCAGCAACTCGCTGGAACCCCTGCTGCGATCGCTCCCACCCAGCAGCCTCCAGCGCGTCAGCATCCAGTTTCCCGACCCCTGGTTCAAAAAGCGACACCAAAAGCGGCGCGTTGTGCAGCCCAGCATGGTGCGAACGCTGGCGAACCATATGCCCTCCGGCAGTGTGGTGTTTCTGCAATCGGATGTCGAAGCAGTGGCGGCGGAAATGTGCGATCGCTTCCAGGAACATCCCGCATTTCAGCGCCAATCGGCCGAATGGCTCCCCGACAACCCGCTGCCCGTTGCCACCGAGCGTGAGTCGTCCACCCTTGCTCGACGGGAACCTGTGTTTCGCGCTCTGTTTATCAGAGGTGCAGAAGAAGAATGA
- a CDS encoding ParA family protein has product MVQKIALFNHKGGVSKTTTTFNLGWMLASKGKRVILVDSDPQCNLTGMALGEETEDDEARIQEIYNTVSNIKTGLAPAFESQPRAIEAVDCIPVSGRDDLFLLPGHVGFAEYEVTLGIAQELSGSIQALKNLPGSINDLFEKTAAKFNADYILIDMSPSLGSINQNLLMISDFFVVPTTADFFSVMAIDSLVKVLPRWHAWARSASSLQILKEANYPFPNVKLRFLGTIVQNYRIIRGKETAAFQTWIEKIEKSVAEKLVPTLRQSDMMLSDYVYRDQGLGDSFSLAKISNFNSLIALSQEHRTPVYDLTPEQLRQTGVVLEKNQQKQEEFRKTFSDLADKVIALSSESFTYAVSA; this is encoded by the coding sequence ATGGTTCAAAAAATTGCTTTATTCAACCACAAAGGCGGAGTTAGCAAAACCACAACCACCTTCAATTTAGGCTGGATGCTTGCCTCAAAAGGGAAAAGGGTCATTCTTGTTGATAGCGATCCACAGTGTAATCTCACAGGCATGGCCTTGGGCGAGGAAACGGAAGATGACGAGGCCCGGATTCAAGAAATCTACAATACAGTATCAAACATAAAGACAGGTTTAGCTCCTGCATTTGAGTCACAACCCAGAGCCATTGAAGCTGTTGATTGTATTCCAGTATCAGGTCGAGATGATTTATTTCTATTACCTGGTCATGTTGGCTTTGCAGAGTATGAAGTGACACTTGGTATTGCTCAAGAGTTAAGTGGTTCGATTCAAGCTCTTAAAAACTTGCCAGGTTCCATCAATGATTTGTTTGAGAAGACGGCAGCTAAGTTTAATGCAGATTATATTCTGATTGACATGAGTCCTAGCTTAGGCTCAATCAATCAGAACTTACTGATGATCAGCGATTTTTTCGTAGTGCCAACTACTGCTGACTTTTTCTCTGTAATGGCAATTGACTCTCTAGTTAAGGTTTTGCCTAGATGGCATGCCTGGGCTAGGTCAGCTAGTTCGCTTCAGATTCTGAAAGAAGCTAACTACCCTTTTCCTAATGTTAAGCTTCGCTTCCTAGGAACAATTGTGCAAAACTATAGAATTATACGAGGTAAAGAGACGGCTGCATTTCAAACTTGGATTGAGAAGATTGAGAAGTCTGTTGCTGAAAAACTGGTTCCGACTCTGAGACAGAGCGACATGATGTTGTCAGATTATGTGTATCGGGATCAGGGTCTTGGAGACAGCTTTTCTCTCGCAAAGATTTCTAACTTTAATAGCCTAATTGCTCTATCCCAGGAACATCGAACTCCAGTCTATGACCTAACCCCTGAGCAGTTAAGACAAACAGGTGTGGTCTTGGAGAAGAATCAGCAAAAGCAGGAAGAGTTTAGGAAAACCTTTTCAGATTTAGCAGACAAAGTTATTGCACTAAGCTCCGAAAGCTTCACGTATGCAGTCAGCGCTTGA
- the rlmD gene encoding 23S rRNA (uracil(1939)-C(5))-methyltransferase RlmD codes for MPDPLAQPAQPNTPSRWRQGELVELTITDLSNSGDGVGRVDGRVVFVPDTAVGDRLMARLIRVKPQFAQGKLHELLEPSGDRIRPACIVADKCGGCHWQHLSYAAQLVAKQNLVTQDLERIGGFANPPVSPILPLSPSPALSLNYRNKATYPLDRGESGQVRAGYYQKGSHQLVNLNQCPIQDARLNPLLAEVKQDIQTRGWSIYDERLHRGKLRHLGLRIGRHTGEMLLTLVSTDVGLVGLAEQAEVWLQRYPDLVGVALNLNPAQTNVIFGPETRCIAGRSYLREIFAGLEFQIQPTTFFQVNTEQAEALLGAIASELNLQGDEILVDAYCGIGTFTLPLARQVKRAIGIELHPESIQQAWTNAYQNNIANAMFQAGTVEELLPKLDEQPDVVLLDPPRKGCDALVLETLLSQLPHRIAYVSCNPATLARDLKRLCANGTYRLTRAQPVDFFPQTPHVECVAFLEKL; via the coding sequence ATGCCCGACCCCCTCGCTCAACCAGCCCAGCCCAATACCCCCTCTCGCTGGCGGCAGGGCGAGTTGGTGGAACTGACGATTACTGACCTGAGCAACAGCGGCGACGGCGTGGGGCGCGTAGACGGGCGGGTGGTGTTTGTGCCGGATACGGCCGTGGGCGATCGCCTCATGGCCCGACTGATCCGCGTCAAGCCACAGTTTGCCCAGGGCAAACTGCATGAGCTATTGGAACCATCGGGCGATCGCATCCGGCCCGCCTGCATTGTGGCCGATAAGTGCGGCGGCTGCCACTGGCAACACCTCAGCTATGCCGCCCAGCTTGTCGCCAAGCAAAACCTCGTCACCCAAGACCTAGAGCGCATCGGCGGCTTTGCCAATCCCCCAGTCTCCCCCATTCTGCCCCTTTCCCCCTCCCCCGCGCTTTCCCTCAACTACCGCAACAAAGCCACCTACCCCCTCGACCGGGGCGAGTCGGGCCAGGTTCGCGCTGGCTATTACCAGAAGGGCAGCCACCAGTTGGTGAATCTAAACCAGTGCCCGATTCAGGATGCGCGGCTGAATCCTTTGCTGGCGGAGGTGAAGCAGGATATTCAAACCCGCGGCTGGAGCATCTACGACGAGCGGCTGCATCGGGGCAAGCTGCGCCATCTGGGGCTGCGGATTGGGCGACACACCGGGGAAATGCTGCTGACGCTGGTGAGCACCGACGTGGGGCTGGTGGGGCTGGCGGAGCAGGCAGAGGTGTGGCTCCAGCGCTATCCCGACCTGGTAGGCGTGGCGCTGAACCTAAACCCAGCGCAGACGAACGTGATTTTTGGCCCAGAGACGCGCTGCATTGCAGGGCGCAGCTATTTGCGGGAAATCTTTGCAGGGCTGGAGTTTCAGATTCAACCGACGACGTTTTTTCAGGTGAACACGGAGCAGGCGGAGGCCTTGCTAGGGGCGATCGCCTCCGAACTCAACCTCCAGGGCGACGAAATCCTAGTAGATGCCTACTGCGGCATCGGCACGTTTACCCTGCCCCTGGCTAGACAGGTCAAGCGGGCGATCGGCATCGAGCTACATCCGGAGTCGATTCAGCAAGCTTGGACCAATGCCTATCAAAACAACATTGCTAACGCGATGTTCCAGGCGGGCACGGTCGAAGAACTGCTGCCCAAGCTGGACGAACAGCCAGATGTCGTGCTGCTCGATCCGCCGCGCAAGGGCTGCGATGCCTTGGTACTGGAAACGCTGCTCAGCCAACTGCCGCACCGCATTGCCTACGTGAGCTGCAACCCGGCAACCCTAGCCCGCGACCTGAAGAGACTCTGTGCCAACGGAACCTATCGCCTCACCCGCGCCCAGCCCGTCGATTTCTTTCCGCAAACGCCCCATGTCGAATGTGTTGCGTTTCTAGAGAAATTGTAA
- the chlG gene encoding chlorophyll synthase ChlG, giving the protein MSESTTPSSIPESEAPMSPMEAAADGASNGASEVASEAGSAARQLLGMKGAKSGETNIWKIRLQLMKPITWIPLIWGVVCGAAASGNYTWTLENVLISAACMLLSGPLLAGYTQTINDYYDRDIDAINEPYRPIPSGAISVPQVKAQILVLLFAGLAIAYALDQWAGHEFPQITAIALFGSFLSYIYSAPPLKLKKNGWLGNYALGASYIALPWWAGQALFGGLSPTVMVLTLFYSLAGLGIAVVNDFKSVEGDRQLGLKSLPVMFGIGTAAWICVLMIDVFQGGIAAYLMSIGQNLYAVLLILLVIPQIVFQDMYFLRDPLKNDVKYQASAQPFLVLGMLVAALAIGHAGV; this is encoded by the coding sequence ATGTCCGAGTCCACAACCCCTTCTTCGATTCCCGAATCTGAAGCCCCGATGTCGCCGATGGAAGCAGCAGCAGATGGGGCATCGAACGGTGCATCAGAAGTCGCTAGCGAGGCGGGTTCGGCGGCGCGTCAGCTTTTGGGCATGAAGGGCGCAAAGTCGGGCGAGACGAATATCTGGAAGATCCGCCTCCAGTTGATGAAGCCGATTACCTGGATTCCGCTGATCTGGGGTGTGGTGTGCGGTGCGGCCGCGTCGGGCAACTACACCTGGACGCTGGAGAATGTGCTGATTTCGGCGGCCTGTATGCTGCTTTCGGGGCCGCTGCTGGCAGGCTACACGCAAACCATTAATGATTACTACGACCGCGACATCGACGCGATTAACGAACCCTACCGTCCGATTCCCTCTGGCGCAATTTCGGTGCCGCAGGTAAAGGCGCAAATTCTGGTGCTGCTGTTTGCAGGGCTGGCGATCGCCTACGCACTCGACCAATGGGCCGGGCACGAGTTTCCGCAAATCACGGCGATCGCCCTCTTTGGCTCCTTCCTCAGCTATATCTACTCCGCGCCACCGCTGAAGCTAAAGAAAAACGGCTGGCTGGGCAACTATGCGCTGGGGGCTAGCTATATCGCGCTACCCTGGTGGGCGGGCCAGGCGCTATTTGGAGGACTGTCGCCGACGGTGATGGTGCTGACGCTGTTCTATAGTCTGGCAGGCTTGGGCATCGCCGTGGTCAACGATTTCAAAAGCGTGGAGGGCGATCGCCAGCTTGGTCTAAAGTCGCTGCCCGTGATGTTTGGTATCGGCACAGCAGCGTGGATTTGCGTCCTGATGATTGACGTATTTCAGGGCGGCATCGCGGCGTACCTGATGAGCATCGGGCAAAATCTCTACGCCGTGCTGCTGATTTTGCTGGTGATTCCGCAAATCGTGTTTCAGGATATGTACTTTCTGCGCGACCCGCTGAAAAACGACGTGAAATATCAAGCCAGCGCCCAGCCGTTTTTGGTGTTGGGGATGCTGGTCGCCGCGCTGGCCATCGGCCATGCAGGCGTATAA
- a CDS encoding HEPN domain-containing protein, producing MQSALDQFRISINRVRDLIALHNSIKAQATGALDISDMLRAALVLAVSALDYYVHEVVTLGMLEIHRGNRSEPAPSANTAQSAFSRFQVSLGGARQDRLTAIDIASWLEAEMQQIQGYEFLQKSHTISDLIPIISSSILNKLNNTSWLESEIRERLGYQSFQQADKIAEAIRYISDKKLWDEVAIQMSKPAKDIKQELNSIVDRRNKIAHEADIDPTFNIGSRWNIDEVLVGDAVDFIERLVESIHKALQVQ from the coding sequence ATGCAGTCAGCGCTTGATCAGTTTCGCATCAGCATTAACCGCGTTCGAGACCTGATTGCGCTTCATAACTCTATCAAGGCTCAAGCCACTGGCGCACTTGATATATCAGATATGTTGCGTGCTGCGCTCGTTCTTGCTGTAAGCGCATTAGACTACTACGTGCATGAAGTTGTGACGTTGGGAATGCTAGAAATTCATCGAGGAAATCGCTCTGAGCCAGCACCTTCGGCAAACACTGCTCAATCAGCGTTCTCACGCTTTCAAGTCTCGCTGGGTGGTGCGCGTCAAGATCGATTGACAGCAATTGATATTGCTTCTTGGCTTGAGGCTGAAATGCAGCAAATTCAGGGGTATGAGTTTCTCCAGAAGTCTCATACAATTTCAGATTTGATTCCCATAATATCAAGCAGTATTCTTAATAAGTTGAATAATACGTCTTGGCTAGAAAGTGAAATTAGAGAGCGTTTAGGATATCAAAGCTTTCAGCAAGCAGACAAAATTGCTGAAGCTATCAGGTACATTTCAGATAAAAAATTGTGGGACGAAGTAGCTATTCAAATGAGTAAGCCTGCAAAAGATATCAAACAAGAGTTAAATTCGATCGTTGATCGAAGAAATAAAATTGCTCATGAAGCTGACATTGACCCAACTTTTAATATTGGCAGTCGATGGAATATTGATGAGGTGCTAGTTGGTGATGCGGTTGACTTTATTGAGAGGCTTGTTGAGAGTATTCACAAAGCGTTGCAAGTACAGTAA
- a CDS encoding glycoside hydrolase family 15 protein, with protein sequence MSTPASSPSGLSSSDALRTLQSQLDRYYEEVKLIILARQHPVTGLLPASTAINSHGNYTDAWVRDNVYSILCVWGLALAYRRIGEDRGRCYELEQSVVKLMRGLLFAMMRQAHKVEKFKQTQHPLDALHAKYDLATTNTVVGDDGWGHLQIDATSIYLLMLSQMTASGLQIIFTLDEVNFIQNLVYYIGRAYRTPDYGIWERGNKINHGNPELNASSVGMAKAALEAISGLDLFGVRGSQSSIIHVLPDEIARARNTLESLLPRESASKEVDAAVLSVIGYPAFAVEDLSLVERTRNNVVTKLQGRYGCKRFLRDGHQTVIEDPTRLHYEPWELKAFEHIECEWPLFFTYLYLDALFRGDTIQAEDYRQKLDAVRVEKDGVKLLPELYYVPQEAIAPEREHPGSQTRLPNDNLPLVWAQSLYLLGRLLQEGLIAPGDLDPLGQHLRLGQHPRPLVQISLLAEDEALQAELAAFGVATQTPSQIDPTQVRTSGQLSDVLTQIGRNDKLGLSGRPIRRLRSLTTSRIFKIKGETMVFLPSFLDQQQFYLTLDYHILVSQIRAEVAYIWRHWNRLGRPTMTLLLTHDMLRDKEPLLELFSELRDGHCGGIPVTLGRLQELMRTAGTERFDFIHEFVFETSPVQDALPTPYFLTLRPDRNQPLSSAEEFRLERETDVPALLERLRHSENLYEQIEVLEALNRLEGLEFDTGFGGPGRSLTVADLLDEIYAKASQLRLWGIIRQAAGLLDKVDVNLSDAVTDILVRQKQIAVGKSYSEDSLMTSPMSTFEIMDKIREFVRQDVRDRPLTQEILVYLSMLIKTDPHLFKGMLTLRVGYLILLITSELARELDVTQDEAYEHLMQLSPFEVKTRLYKVLLEYEQLNDILFQQESLHIRQQQNIQWAAVPVAPELVEPSGEETAASDSASGGWAKKRRMEGALTKVPKDFYRCVWRVLQHCKGLVIGDKLDRRNRLESELLLEMTPGETNFALRVEHLLNKIQAPEYRQVNVEALMALAAIAEQNPDLQFEEYIVLDVFIGHAVRIAWLERHPEDANRYDERKGQAWPAFYELPPTAIADAMVKALKFLTELGQSQAA encoded by the coding sequence ATGTCCACCCCAGCTTCTTCTCCGTCGGGTCTGTCGTCCTCCGATGCGCTTCGCACCCTCCAGTCCCAGCTTGACCGCTACTACGAAGAGGTAAAGCTGATTATCCTAGCGCGGCAGCACCCGGTCACCGGACTCCTCCCCGCCAGCACCGCCATCAATTCCCACGGCAACTACACCGATGCCTGGGTGCGCGACAACGTATACAGCATCCTCTGCGTGTGGGGGCTGGCGCTGGCCTATCGCCGCATTGGGGAAGACCGGGGGCGCTGCTATGAGCTAGAGCAGAGCGTCGTCAAGCTGATGCGCGGGCTGCTGTTTGCCATGATGCGGCAGGCGCACAAGGTTGAAAAGTTCAAACAAACCCAGCACCCACTGGATGCTCTCCATGCCAAATACGACCTGGCAACGACCAACACAGTGGTCGGCGACGACGGTTGGGGCCACCTGCAAATCGATGCCACCTCGATCTACCTGCTGATGCTGTCGCAGATGACGGCTTCAGGGCTGCAAATTATTTTCACGCTGGACGAGGTGAACTTTATTCAAAACCTCGTCTACTATATTGGCCGCGCCTATCGCACCCCCGACTACGGCATCTGGGAGCGCGGCAACAAAATTAACCACGGCAACCCAGAGCTAAACGCTAGCTCGGTCGGCATGGCCAAGGCGGCGCTGGAGGCGATTAGCGGCCTCGACCTGTTTGGCGTGCGCGGCAGCCAGTCGTCGATTATCCACGTCCTGCCGGACGAAATCGCCCGCGCCCGCAACACGCTGGAATCGCTGCTGCCCCGCGAGTCGGCTTCCAAAGAAGTGGACGCGGCGGTGCTGAGCGTCATTGGCTATCCCGCCTTCGCGGTCGAAGACCTGAGCCTGGTGGAACGGACTCGCAATAACGTCGTGACCAAACTCCAGGGCCGCTACGGCTGCAAGCGATTCCTGCGGGATGGCCACCAGACCGTCATCGAAGACCCAACGCGGCTGCACTATGAACCGTGGGAACTGAAAGCTTTTGAGCATATTGAGTGCGAGTGGCCGCTGTTCTTTACCTACTTGTATCTGGACGCGCTGTTTCGCGGCGACACCATCCAAGCCGAAGACTATCGCCAAAAGCTGGACGCAGTGCGCGTGGAGAAAGATGGAGTGAAGCTGCTGCCAGAGCTTTACTACGTGCCACAAGAGGCGATCGCCCCCGAACGCGAACACCCCGGCAGCCAAACCCGCTTGCCCAACGATAACCTGCCCCTCGTCTGGGCCCAGAGCCTCTATCTCCTCGGTCGGCTCCTGCAGGAAGGGCTGATTGCCCCCGGCGACCTCGACCCCCTGGGGCAACACCTGCGCCTGGGTCAGCATCCCAGACCCCTGGTGCAAATTTCCCTGCTAGCCGAAGATGAGGCACTCCAGGCAGAACTGGCCGCCTTTGGGGTGGCCACGCAAACGCCCAGCCAGATCGACCCAACCCAGGTGCGAACCTCGGGCCAGCTTTCGGATGTGCTGACCCAGATCGGGCGCAACGACAAACTGGGCCTGAGCGGTCGCCCTATCCGCCGCCTGCGGAGCCTTACCACCTCCCGCATTTTCAAGATCAAGGGCGAAACGATGGTGTTTTTGCCGTCGTTTCTGGATCAGCAGCAGTTTTATCTAACGCTCGATTACCACATCTTGGTGTCCCAAATCCGCGCTGAGGTGGCCTACATCTGGCGACACTGGAATCGCCTCGGCCGCCCCACCATGACGCTGCTGCTGACCCACGACATGCTGCGCGACAAAGAGCCGCTGCTAGAGCTATTTAGCGAGCTACGCGACGGGCACTGCGGCGGCATTCCCGTCACGCTGGGCCGCTTGCAGGAACTCATGCGAACCGCAGGCACCGAGCGGTTCGATTTCATCCACGAATTTGTGTTTGAGACCTCACCCGTGCAGGATGCCCTGCCCACCCCCTATTTCCTGACGCTGCGCCCCGACCGCAACCAGCCGCTCAGCAGCGCCGAAGAGTTTCGCCTGGAGCGTGAAACGGATGTGCCTGCTCTGCTAGAACGCCTGCGCCATTCCGAAAACCTCTACGAGCAAATCGAAGTGCTGGAGGCGCTGAATCGGCTAGAGGGGCTGGAGTTTGACACGGGCTTTGGCGGGCCAGGGCGATCGCTCACCGTTGCCGATCTGCTCGACGAGATTTATGCCAAGGCCAGCCAACTGCGGCTGTGGGGCATTATCCGTCAGGCGGCGGGCCTGCTCGATAAGGTGGACGTGAACCTGTCGGACGCGGTGACGGATATCCTCGTGCGGCAAAAGCAGATTGCGGTCGGCAAGTCCTACAGCGAAGACTCGCTGATGACCAGCCCCATGTCCACCTTTGAAATCATGGACAAGATCCGCGAGTTTGTAAGGCAGGACGTGCGCGATCGCCCCCTGACTCAGGAAATCCTGGTCTACCTGAGTATGCTGATTAAGACCGACCCGCACCTGTTTAAGGGCATGCTCACACTGCGCGTCGGCTATCTAATCCTGCTGATTACTAGCGAACTGGCGCGAGAACTAGACGTGACGCAGGATGAAGCCTACGAGCATTTGATGCAGCTCAGCCCGTTTGAGGTAAAAACGCGCCTCTACAAAGTCTTGCTGGAATATGAACAACTCAATGACATTCTCTTCCAGCAGGAGTCTCTGCACATCCGCCAGCAGCAAAATATTCAGTGGGCAGCCGTGCCCGTGGCCCCTGAACTGGTGGAACCCAGCGGCGAAGAGACGGCGGCGAGCGACTCTGCCAGCGGCGGCTGGGCCAAAAAGCGCCGCATGGAAGGCGCACTGACCAAGGTTCCCAAAGACTTTTACCGCTGCGTGTGGCGCGTGTTGCAGCACTGCAAGGGACTGGTCATCGGCGACAAGCTGGATCGGCGCAACCGCCTGGAAAGTGAACTGCTGCTGGAAATGACCCCCGGCGAGACAAACTTTGCGCTCCGAGTCGAACACCTGCTGAACAAAATCCAGGCTCCGGAGTATCGCCAGGTGAACGTGGAGGCGCTGATGGCCCTGGCGGCGATCGCCGAACAGAACCCCGATCTCCAGTTCGAGGAATACATCGTGCTGGACGTGTTCATCGGGCACGCTGTCCGCATCGCCTGGCTAGAACGGCATCCCGAAGATGCCAACCGCTACGACGAGCGCAAAGGTCAAGCCTGGCCAGCCTTCTATGAACTGCCGCCGACCGCCATCGCCGACGCGATGGTGAAGGCGCTAAAGTTCCTGACGGAGCTAGGACAGTCGCAAGCAGCGTAG